Proteins from a genomic interval of Trifolium pratense cultivar HEN17-A07 linkage group LG6, ARS_RC_1.1, whole genome shotgun sequence:
- the LOC123889962 gene encoding uncharacterized protein LOC123889962, with translation MDESEQSPKDYYPNQQNGTYRQSSMSSSSTTSVHVTALDGLVNVNSLFTIAVFVGLSLTTPGQRSLENRSSCDAGIDVAKKLLVFEVISFSFFLSSSLVAQGLKLALNLLNSKDVDEAFRAHINLKVLRWGMLGSALGSVMGCLFLMLSMVNVIEIRLGLLSCGSKSAAHAVAVMAILVSSALLVYISTAIYAFTH, from the exons ATGGACGA ATCAGAGCAATCCCCAAAAGATTACTACCCAAACCAACAAAACGGCACATATAGGCAGTCATCAATGTCATCATCCTCAACTACAAGCGTCCACGTCACAGCTCTAGACGGACTGGTAAACGTAAACTCCCTTTTCACAATCGCCGTATTCGTCGGCCTATCTCTAACAACTCCAGGCCAACGTAGCCTCGAAAATCGCTCCTCATGCGACGCCGGAATCGATGTCGCAAAGAAGCTTCTAGTATTTGAAGTTATTTCTTTCAGTTTCTTTCTATCTTCTTCGCTTGTTGCTCAAGGTCTTAAACTAGCTCTCAATCTTTTGAATAGTAAAGATGTTGATGAAGCTTTTAGGGCTCATATTAATTTGAAGGTTTTGAGATGGGGAATGTTGGGATCTGCTTTGGGATCTGTTATGGGTTGTTTGTTCTTGATGCTTTCTATGGTTAATGTTATTGAGATAAGGTTAGGGTTATTGTCTTGTGGAAGTAAATCTGCTGCTCATGCTGTTGCTGTTATGGCTATTTTGGTTTCTTCTGCTCTTTTGGTTTATATTTCTACTGCTATTTATGCCTTTACTCACTAA